From the genome of Jaculus jaculus isolate mJacJac1 chromosome 17, mJacJac1.mat.Y.cur, whole genome shotgun sequence:
CCTCCCTGCTACTAAACAGAGCCTGGTGGCTTGCCAGGGTCTAGGAAATACAGCTTTCATCTCACTTCATTCCCATCCCACTTCCCCTCTGGATTTGAATATGGCACATTTCCACATTCgtgaaaggtggaggcagggagagcAGACATACTGGTACCCTGCTCCCTTGAAGGAACCTCTCCAGTGTGAGCTAGGCTAGGAGGGGTGAGTCCTTCCATCTTGTCCCTAGACttggagaaaggaaaacaaacaacagaatacAGGAAGTTTAGAAAACTGCCTTTATTCTATTAGTTGGAAAAAATTAACTGGTACAGAAAAAAAGTTTAGTCAGctggagagaagaggaaaaaccCAAGCGCCACCCATAAGAACTGGTGGCTCCACTGGGAGGGAATCTGGGTACAGTGTGCAGAGAGGAACACTGAGAATGAGCCAGACCCTGCAGTCCAGGTGAAAAAGGCTATGTCAACCTCCAAGTGTCTAATTGCCTCAGACATGAAACCAAATTCCTATCTACTTAGCCCAGCTCTGGAGAGGGGTACCTGGATATGTAGGGCTGAAAGGGGGATATGGCCATATTTTATCAGAGAAAGTGACAAAAcgggaattttaaaaatcaattttccatctgactttatttccaaatacactttcttttttctttttctttttttaaaaaaccaatacACTTTCTGTGGGAATGACAAATATCAGTATTAGGAAATCCAATTTTACAAAAAATACTACATCTAGTCTGGggtagatatatttatttttggtaacaTACATTAAGTGGCACTAATTACACAGTAACTATAAGGTAACTAACATGAAACCACAAAACTGTAACTCTGCCACAGCTGCAAGGTCTTGGGCCTTTTCTGGTtgagcatgtttttttttaaaaaactggatcCTACCCCAGAGCTGTGCCAATCAAATTTGTTAAGGAGTAAAGCTCTGAAGTAGTGACTCACCAGACTTCCTCGCAGCTGACAGGTTGGCAGGACATGTTAGTTATAAAGTAGTTACAGCCTAATTCACAAAAGTTACCAACTGTTTCTCTTTCTAGAAAGAAGCAAGAAGTAAGAAATTCTTTGAATTAGCGCCAGGTGTGTCAGGTGGAGTGCAGAGAGGGCTGTTAGAGCAGTGTCAAAAGGACCCTGGTGGGTCAGACAGGTTGGACATCATTAATAATCATGGTTGGCTTCTAAATACTGGTAGCAAGATGACTTCTGATTTGTAATCTTAGGTAAATTATAGATAAATGAAAAAGGCCAGTAATCATACACTAAGATTAATAAACAGCACTTCAAAATTAACCGCATGAGGGTTGTGCTTGCAGCAAGGTTTCACAAGACAAGGCACCCAGATTTTTTCTTCCCACGTCTGGCTTGCAGAGCAGCTCTCGTGGCCATTTCAAAAACCTCCCTCACTCCATCTTTGGTCTTTGCTGAACACTCCATGTACCCAAAAGCGCCAATCCGGTTTGCCATATCTCTGCCTTCTTCGGGTTTTACTGGCTcctaagtaaagaaaaagaatagtttGAGCTAATACATAAGTAGGTGTGGGGTATTTAAAGTCAGCTAAATACCACCTCCCCTTTtatctgagacagggtctatgtTGCCTTAGCTGGCTTCAAATGATTCTCTGCCCTAAACTCCAGAATAGCAGATGCCACCACTTTTAGATTAAAAGGCCTTTTCTCCGCTTTTtccacactagcccaggcttatctggaaacCTCTATGTAATtccatccctgcctcctgagtgctgggattaaagtcatgtaccatcacacccagctccattttttttaaagatgcaaaACTTCCTAAATTTGAGCTGTTTCATTAAATTATGAAACTGATATGCAATTATCACCCGTATTTCACACCCTCAACAATTAACTTCTActaagtggggtgtggtggctcccATCTGTGAGTTcaacacttgggtggctgagataggacttctgtgagttagatgccagcctgggataaaatcagaccctgcctctaaaaaaaaataaaaaaaggaaaattgctATTTAAACATATTCATTCATCTCTTGTAAGTAAAAACAGGTCACAGGAACCCTAGAAGGAATCTAGGGCATTTATTTTTTAGAAGAGGAGGTGTCGGGGGTAAAACCGTTAGGCAAGCACTACAGCTGAGTTGTATTATTCCCAGCCCAAAATGTGACTGAGGACACTGCAAAGGGGCAGTAGTCTAGTCTGTGGAGTAACTAAAATACTGCCTGCCATCTCCTACAGCTAGCTTTACAGAGGACTGAGTACAATGAAAGGCAATTAAGCCTGCTCTTTAAACATGGAGGCAGAGAAACCTGAGTTTCACTGGGTTGAAGACCTGAACATTCTCCTGGACTGGGGAAGACTTGCCATTAGACCACTTGGCATCTGAGAAGCCATGATATCATCTCCACCATCACTTTATTATAAAGACACTAGGATTTTCTATCTGGATTCATTACCTTTAAGATTTCCCAGTCCTTTAGTTGCAATAATTAGTTTTGCCACTTAGATATTAACTGGAGAGAGAAATTAAGTCTGATAGTATTTTTGCATTCCAACAATGACTACTGCTGGGATGGTTTCTTCTTAGGCAGACATTCTTTGGGAGCAAAGCTACCTCCTaggagagactctaccttgaaggtTAAGGAGCCTATGGTAGATCCCAGTCAAATAGGATCAGGCAATAAGGACTTCTAGAACTTCCTAGcatggtggaggcagaggtatccggattgctgtgactttaaggccagcctggaccagagtgagaccttacctcagaaaaacaaaacaaagacacaaagaaaaagaagaaagaaataagagaaagataTAGGAAAACAGAAACCCCCAATATTCCCCGCCCCCACATCATGCCTGCTTCATCTTGGCTAACTCCCGTCTTGTGTGCTCATCATTTCGAAGATCCTTCTTATTCCCAACCAGGATAATGGGTACATTAGGACAGAAGTGCTTGACTTCGGGAGTCCATTTTTCTGGGatattttctgaaagaaaaatgcATAGAAATTGAGAGGACATTATAATTCCATCTTGGATCTAAAAAAACACTATCTGCAAAAGCATTACCTTCTCCTTTGTTTGTTGGTATGCtggaccagggctggggagattctcAGAGGTtacacatgcttgcttgcaaaagcctgccagcttgggtttgatttcccagtaccatgtacagccagccagatgcacaaagtggcttatatGATTGGAGTTCcactggaggttttttttttaatttttaacaaatattttacttatttagttactttttttgtactttatatattttttttaattttttttgtttatttttatttatttatttgagagcaacagacagagagaaagaggcagagagattgagagagaatgggcgtgccagggcttccagccactgcaaacgaactacagatgcgtgtacCCCATTGTGCaactgactaacatgggtcctggggaatcgagccttgaaccggggtctttaggtttcacaggcaagcgcttaaccgctaagccatctctccagcccatatattttatgtatctgagtaaaagacagagaatgggcacactagggcctccagccactgcaaataaactccagactcatgtgccaccttgtgcatctggcttacgtgggacctggagaatcaaacctgggtccttaggcttcataggcatgcgacttaactgctaaaccatctctccagcatgccaCTGGAgctctttgtagtggcaagaggccctggcacctctgTCCTTTCCTCCTCCAATAAGTGAAGAAATAAATCTAATTCCCCTCCCATAAACACTGAAAAGTACCAGCTATTCTCAGTATCAGCAACTATGTTGCTCTGGGGCGTTAAGGGCAGGCTCAGAAGAaacaaagaatcaaaaaaaaatatcctgggggctggagagactgtttagtggctaagcacttgcctgtgaagcctaatgaccctgattcaaggctcaattccccaggacccagattagccagatgcacaagggggcggacacATCTGGAGgcctttgcagtgctggaggccctggtgcgcccatcctctctctctctctctgcctctttatctgttgttctcaaataaataaacaacaacaacaacaaatagaaaaaaaaaacacctggggctgtagagatggcttagcagttaaagcacttacctgtaagccaaaggacccaggttcgattccccaggacccatgtaagccagatgcacaaggtggtacacacatctagagttcctggcatacctattttctctctctacctgcccccccccaataaataaaattagaaaaatatataggggctggagggatggcttagtggttaaggtgtttgcctgcaaagccaaaggatcaaggtccgattccccaggacccacgttagccagacgcacaagggggcacatgcgtctggagttctgcaatggctggaagccctggtgtgcccattctctctgtcaaataaataaatagaaataaaatattatatatatataaatatataaataaaggttCACCACTGGCCAGGAcaaatcacatgttctctttctacCTTATTCATGGGATAACAACATAACCTCCATTCTGTGGACCTTACAAATAGCTTAAGAATGACTTCAGCCAGATATAGTGGCTCATatctttagtaccagcactcgggaggttgaggtaggatcactttgagatcagcctgggctagagtgagaccctgctgaaGGGGGAGAAGTGTGTGTGTAACCAGTTGGTTGAAATTTCATGCCAACATTGTACTGTAACACACATGTTAAGATTGTATATACATTATGATGGATAAGGTGCCCAAGTTTAATCTTTTCTCACTTAGCTCAGTAATAGaaacttttcttctctctctcttccttttttttggccagggaggGGAAGGTGAGAGGAATGGGGATATGAaggttttaaaattattctaaaaaAAGGTTCCCAAAAAGAGTGATGCCCTGGTCCCGAACATGAGAAAAGGTCAAGTACATCTGAATGGAAAACCAAACAGCtttggggaggtgaagacaggagaatcatatATTCAAGTTCATACTCAAGTTATACAGGGTGGACATGGCCAGCTGGAAACATACacacagggctgggagatggttaggcaagtaaaagtgcttgcttgcaaagccggctgGCCTAGGAGCACCTCTTCTGTATAGCAGCAGGAAGCTTTGGCCTTCCCCTAGTGTGTGCGTCTTGTCTctctcgcaaaaaaaaaaaagaaaaagaaaaaaatatatgtacacacatatatataataaaaatataaatataagtaagtaaataaaaacaaaaataaaaaataaacactccCAAAGCTCTTACTCCTTTTTCCGGCAGGAGTGAGAAGGGAAGGGCGGGGAGAACAAGGTCTCACATAGttgaggctggtctcaaactcactgtgaaggTGAGGAAACCTTGAACTGCtgatttgagattatttttttttaaacacagggtgttactctagtccaggctaacctggaactcagtatgtataatggtgatcctcctacctctgcctcctgagggctgggattaaaggtgtgtgccaccatgcccggctctcactCGAGATCTTTCAAGAGCTGGGATCACTGTTGTGAGCTACAACAcctgattttttaattacttgtgagagagagagagagaaaggggcagatagacagggcctctagccactgcaaacaagctccagatgcatgcaccactttgtacatttggctttatgggggtcctgtggaaatcaaacctgggtccttcggctttgtaggcaagcacaccttatttattaagccatctctccaggcccctgaatttttttgctactgcaaactctaaatgcatgcaccactctgagCACCTGTTATTACGTGTatactggagaatagagcctaggtcattaggctttgcaagcaaactgttgaggtatctctctagcccctttattTGGAGGCAAGCTCTTCCTTGCTCTACGGTTCACACTGACCAtacaggtatgccagggtctcttgatgagTGCATCAGCTTTATACAGGCACTTGTGAATCAAATCCAAGGTGAGAGGTTTTGAAAGCAggtgcttttagctgctgagccaactcACCAGCCCTACTTGTCAGTTTCTAATATAACATACTACTATGGCTTACCTCTATAaatgttactattatttttttaattaattaacttatttatttatttgggggtagggtctggctctagccctggctgaactggaatttaaataaataaataaaaaagcaagcaaCAAACATCCCTACACCTACAAAAAAATTGTgattcagaggctggagagatggctcagcatgctTGGTAAagctgatagcctgggttcagtacTCCaaagtacagccagatgcacaaagtcatgtatgtgtttggaattcatttgtagtggcaatagGCCTTGTTGAACCCATTTctcatctctctcaagtaaataaatttaaaaaatgttttttagctgggtatggtggcacatatctttaatcccagcactcaggaagcagaggtaagagggtcgttgtgaattccagaccagctggGGACTgtaaagtgagtttcaggtcagtctggggtacagtgagaccttatACCACAatgaaaccaaagaaagaaaaaaatatataaaataataataataataataataataatgtgataGTCACACACCTGTTATCTCGGCAATgtaagaggctgaagcaggggcAGCACCATAAGGTTAAAGGATGCCCAGGCTACATATAAAGAATAATGCCAACTgtactggtgcatgcctttttaaaaaatatttttattaactccagatgcgtgcgcccccttgtgcatctggctaaggtgggtcctggggaatcaaacctgggtcctttggcttcacaggcaaacaccttaactgctaagccatctttccagcccttggtgCATGCTTTaactgcacttgggaggcagaggtaagaggatcactgtgagttcgaggccaccctgagattaaataataaattccaggtaaacctatGTTAGAGctctgtaccttgaaaaaaccaaaatgaagacTAGTCAGGGTATCATAAGGAGaccttttaaaaagcaaaaacagccgggcatggtggcgtacgcctttaatcccagcacttgggaggcagaggtaggaggattgccgtgagttcgaggccaccctgagactccatagtgaattccaggtcagcctgggcgagatgacaccctaccttgaaaagccaaatttaaaaaaaaaaaaaaaaaaagcaaaacaaggctggagaaatggcttagcagttaaggtgtttgcctgcaaagccaaaggagcctggttcgattcttcagacgcacaaggggacacatgcatctggagtccgtttgtagcggctggaggccctggtgcacccatcctctccctctatttctcaaataaataaataaataaataaataaataaataaataaataaataaataaataaataatatattttttaaaaggttggagagatggcttagggattaaggcacttgcctgtgaagcctatgaacccatctgtgctccccagaacccattatATGGGCTTATAGGCAGACACAAGGTAGGCACACCTGTCTGGACTTAactgcattggctagaagccctggcatgccaatttgttctctctctctcataaactacatagtgaattcctggtcagcctggactacagtgagaccctaccttgaaaaaccaataaacaaataaattaaaagtcgAGTGTAGTGGAACATGCCCAATAtcctaacactggggaggcagaggtaggtggatcattgtcAATCTGAagccacccaaagactacatagtgaattccaggtcagcttgggctagaatgaaaccttacctcaaaaacccaaaaccaaaacagaataaaaagcaaaaacaagttgGGAAGGGTGgcctcatgtctataatctcagcactagaaCTGAAGTAGAATtgttgaaagtttttctttttttccctttgaggtaggatctcactgtagcccaggctgatctggaaatcactaagtggtctcagggtggccttgaactcacagcaatcaaaAACCAAATCCtatttgccttctgagtgcccaactgctatgagtttgaagccagtttcAGCTACAAAGTCAGGTTAACCTTGGACAGAGTTAGAttctgcttcaaaaaaccaaaaaagggctaACGAAATGgcactgtggttaaaggtgcttgctagcaaagcccaacagctggggttcaattccccagtaccacataaaagccacatacacaaagtggtgtctcTATCTGGTTGCAGTTTCCAGTGTTCCTATcatacccattctcatattcattcttattctctttctgcttacaattAAATAGAATCTCTTTTTGGAGGGGAGGaggtttgcaagcatgagggcccgagagactgcttgagttcagtaaccaagatccacataaacagctgggtgtggaatCCCATACGGAAGCAGAAAATAGAGACCCCAGGATCACCAGAGATAATGGAAAATGGCAACCTCCAAGATCAGTAAAATATTGGCTCAAAGCCAGAAGTGacagcacaagcctttaatctcaccacttgggaggcagacaggcagaaggatctctgtgaggtcaaagccagcctggaagtagagtgaattccaggtaagcctgggctagagtgagatcttaccttgaaaaaaacaaacaaacaaacaaacaaaaaaaacccctaccTGGCTCAAATAGGAACAGGTAGAAGTGCAATGGAGCTGGCCACATGGTCAATCTGAGCCAGCACAGGCAATCAAGCAAGGCATCAAATGGACATATACAAgtgcacacacctacacacattaGCAAAAATActagtgagagggctggagagatggcttagtggttaagcacttgcttgagaagcctaaggatcctagtttgaggcttgatctctccaggacccatgtaagccagatgcacaaggtggcgcatgcgtgtggagttcgtttgcagtggctggaggccctgatgtgactattctctctctgcctctttctctatctgtcactctcaaataaacaaaaattaaaacaaacagaaaaaacacACGCTAGTGAGAACTGGACATGgattagctattaaggcacttgcctgtgacacctaaggacctaagtttgattcccctgtgtccatgtaagccagatgaacaaggtggcacattcgtctggagtttgcttgcaatggctatagATAGACcttggtaggcccattctctctctctctcaaatgaatatatagggcgaaaaaaaaaaaaagtgaaaacaaaaatatttaagcctggcatagtggtggcatgcctttaatcccagcgctcaggaggcagaggaaggaggattgccatgaattaaaggccaccctgagactacagagt
Proteins encoded in this window:
- the Rhoa gene encoding transforming protein RhoA; translation: MAAIRKKLVIVGDGACGKTCLLIVFSKDQFPEVYVPTVFENYVADIEVDGKQVELALWDTAGQEDYDRLRPLSYPDTDVILMCFSIDSPDSLENIPEKWTPEVKHFCPNVPIILVGNKKDLRNDEHTRRELAKMKQEPVKPEEGRDMANRIGAFGYMECSAKTKDGVREVFEMATRAALQARRGKKKSGCLVL